The DNA segment CTCGGCCGGCCGCGAATGCTTCCCCATGCGCCGGCGAATTCTCAACACGATGAAACGGCTCGAGATCGTGCTCGAGCGCGATCAGATTCCGATGGTGTGCGGCGTGCTGAGCCAGCACGCGACCGGCTACACGATCGTTCCGGAGGTCACCGGCTACGGCCACCACGGGACGCGCAAGGAAGGCGAGGTCGTCCTGATCGTCACCGTGGTGACCCGCGACCACGTCGACCCGATCCTCGACATCCTGGGCCCGCTGCTCGACCGGCGCTCCGGGGTCGTGCTCATCACCGACGTGCAGGTGATGCATGCCGAGCACTTCGTCCCCGAGCTGAAGACTCAGCCGCTGCCGCGCATCTGAGGCGCTACGTCCCGCTCCAGTTCGGCTTGCGCTTGTCGAGGAACGCGGTGAGCCCTTCGCGGAAGTCGCGGCTGCCGTAGCAGAGCCGGATCAAGTCGGCGTCGTCCGGCAACGGCGCGGCGTTGCGCAGGCGCCGGCACATCTCTTTCGTCGCGCGCAGCGTCAGCGGCGCGAGCGCGACCAGCTCCTCGGCGACGCTGTGCGCGCGCTCCGGTATCGTCTCGTCGTACTCGGCGACTTCCGTCAGAAAGCCGATCTTGTACGCCTCGCGCGCGCCGAGCAGCGCGCCGGTGAGCAGCAGCGTCTTGACCGCGTCGAGGCCGACGATCTCCGCCAGCCGCGCGACGTTGCGCAGCGAGACGCAGTTGCCGAGCGTGCGCGCGATCGGCAC comes from the Candidatus Eremiobacterota bacterium genome and includes:
- a CDS encoding enoyl-CoA hydratase/isomerase family protein, with the protein product MIRIERRERGIGWIVVENPPARNAMTLAMWDRLREVAIELNADAAVRAVVITGAGGEAFVSGTDINEFRGFAGAADGLAYEARIAAVIAALDAIAVPTIAAIRGVCTGGGVSIAATCDVRIGGPGTRVGVPIARTLGNCVSLRNVARLAEIVGLDAVKTLLLTGALLGAREAYKIGFLTEVAEYDETIPERAHSVAEELVALAPLTLRATKEMCRRLRNAAPLPDDADLIRLCYGSRDFREGLTAFLDKRKPNWSGT
- a CDS encoding P-II family nitrogen regulator, translated to MKRLEIVLERDQIPMVCGVLSQHATGYTIVPEVTGYGHHGTRKEGEVVLIVTVVTRDHVDPILDILGPLLDRRSGVVLITDVQVMHAEHFVPELKTQPLPRI